The Anopheles coluzzii chromosome 2, AcolN3, whole genome shotgun sequence genome window below encodes:
- the LOC120947384 gene encoding uncharacterized protein LOC120947384 isoform X2: protein MSPNTIKLRIFHAFRKLSLRSPGEPESTVLEEQRTGIVAELTAVSVAVAAAASDKSTSDRNSFAGNLEGALKEKNIPVQKKLSQDEEEEEEEEEVEEEVEEEVEEEEEEEEEEEEKSAAEKTKTVPSPTPAEKLDVKESTEPSLPEEETKSVHAVETIVSNSPTEKAVKSEPKEEDQKKELNAEESEQKAENKQEELIAEVPEPAKEPSAEASPASVTSPGEKDSEGELKEHGDKPMVPPQTYLWEEIKKSKEQVSDGGYPWTHLYKGEPVEGAEAQQPPTESPASNRRRKVDGETEVDEEEILAEKKVKVQNGERSMDIEVATTSNGHCEEPEMSEAATSSSEPKPQSPRRSRKRAASHEPESPSGRHSVKQEIKHFLDEHPAIRSFSNSLTRQGKKTRTFVSRSLERAKSMADRGLDRARVQMNTLRRKKAASEPRGMPDQKILNLRESPRLNNREIPAYVVRQPSDEAIAAAAVVDEETIVKVTVETEASKSTVVVPDEIIELPKDEELRPQQVEETVMEVEVSAPPVDDTAAVEDDRYEIIEPPKTETIASVLPAPVEVPESPIVPVKAKPPLKAPRKKKDHHYEDIDDFEPQPKKEPAAEAASPEPVTDPKLKRQEHIKEGLDPILGEMLGNDKIKISLQLQDEKFADDMLTFGRRKHLDEILQQSSEDEGKEPIKLASKGLLAPISSIDSTSSDEEARRTHLSTLAEESDTGSIDGGASPCKKQDSLKDSELPPVEECSKELELTPAEEHLLMEAEKAAQESESPKQAESPAAPAVEPVAEQESAAVPVVETDQPKVDTRWSKMSDHEYEPIGEPVDTSKPSTTKDGLLAVSGQPDGQERKQSNASFLRVPGNDEGDTISMEELQKSIEDRYFNLPTDAATAQDGGDAMTAAASVASEPQGEKTSKVKAAMTKAQNSGKQAMAKAQESGKQAMARAQEGGKTLQKKFQQQTDRFKTKMSNIKLKKDKDGAAPLASPEVVTTPELEKLDFTLAVPKDEEVPQQPTHEPQAEEETTAAAEEAAEDETGPTKPGSKLGKLKNMHMPKLQKPDFKRPEFTKKMPKLKAPDMSKFKRPEMPKFLTEKPDFSKMKSDFAKIKLARSKSMKEATPSGATSAASPSDASMMGDAPTTKVNYTDFSTYPRIFDKFKRQKSAGPAATGGQAAGVRAGTPPPLEFTKSAPKGASLVSRWTSEKSEDTESNRFLQYTGSELDERETSVERRMRQELERAEFEGPELAVTEEQKQLEEYDKENREIHLLSAARHDEFLKRKPPMERQESDLASEEEKQFWASSLGQKIRQNIDMNSNDLDFLDEEERLLVAKEDAAIDQEAREQARFLLELSKQRTEKELERRSSTPYTNQECQSSGSSSVRRRKGVLEEIDDDEFFLRQKGISKDNIQMGEYISSAIKEGLSHPKNALADMDRYDYYDEEDDQGMRRYYQQSFESDDVSNQQADYYRTFPPDRPTRKSKKQSDQSVPHADDQDYGLEDEELEEEDLSFYDRQRTKYGSEQPQLLQSAAARYMDEEDDSLLGGSLPRQAMLAGTVVPPTPPTRHRKKRFRDVTPSDVEPPSSFTNGGFSAKSISNNFISGPPPPTTTMTYRAEVPLAREESFGTLPAPTPRRSRSRSQISKALDDDDRVSRGAESLIGGIIDRPPIPGREGYSYEISESNGYATVRKEAPPRPPAPIRRRKSTRSLDAPPPRQFNTLPNYNHSVSPVRPQRNYSTINPNRPPRRKSVTSLTGEQQLKSSSLSKDDVAQYEDVIAPAPPLGPKPPLHSGDVANRMKDRPLPPPPRPTRKPRRPDGSDHHDLDGGAERIIPLTVPNDSSIDEVETATQTDPVSEDFGLDAEIAAVTERAARAHDGDQLEGALNRFREGNAKALSERPKSSRSGSRPETPASILIERKVSTPSLNHESIVEASLTVQPLEEFDDDQYIAELVKKYVSDERKPEPRRTDTFERRFRKSTNSLTREDEIRPVEAGNSLRTPTMRSSRTSVDGRLSATTPEPLRNVEIAPNVIEEIVERLRTTEQQHIDELHKLHQEQLEDLRRQHDEQKRLQEQKLEEQQRQLLEQQNQQLLETQQLKEQIQQQQEHQKMLLAQQQNQQQQLLVAQQQQQLLMEQQEKERELQREKERELLKEREQELERARERERELHLARELELQRAREIEQQRARDLEQQRIREMELQRTRELEHQRLRELEIQRAIEAEQARQREIELQQQKATVAAAQTASNGPAADATPQQDGAVKLEDPTNAVPVTAVPSVDVVDGAAAALPTSASLPTEQAPIRPPLPPMAAPFVYHPDYLSASAAAASYLLRGIPGSEEDLGLAPSAPQRRRRHHRSKRESTSEEDFQREQRRHRHGTRSPEPSIPTLGGQLVRACGSSIRQTGDDLMAMLRASSKDENKRDLHIAIIILIVIVAGLMALGMSGEKAVHHHHWDYFSPPGHGSSA, encoded by the exons ATGAGTCCAAACACGATAAAGCTACGGATATTCCATGCGTTTAGAAAAT TGTCTCTGCGCAGCCCTGGCGAGCCGGAATCGACCGTACTGGAGGAGCAGCGGACGGGGATCGTAGCCGAGCTGACCGCCGTATCGGTGGCCGTTGCTGCGGCCGCGTCCGACAAGTCGACGAGCGATCGCAACTCGTTCGCCGGCAATTTGGAGGGCGCGCTGAAGGAAAAGAACATCCCGGTGCAGAAGAAGCTCTCGCAGGacgaagaggaagaggaggaggaggaagaagtaGAGGAAGAAGTTGAAGAGGAggttgaagaagaagaagaggaagaagaggaggaagaagaaaaatcggCGGCAGAAAAGACGAAAACAGTTCCATCACCGACGCCAGCAGAGAAGTTGGATGTTAAAGAATCTACTGAGCCAAGCCTTCCAGAAGAAGAGACAAAGAGTGTCCACGCGGTTGAAACGATCGTTAGTAACTCGCCCACTGAGAAAGCGGTAAAATCAGAACCCAAAGAGGAGGATCAGAAGAAAGAGCTTAACGCAGAAGAATCTGAACAGAAAGCGGAGAACAAGCAGGAAGAGCTTATCGCAGAAGTACCAGAGCCAGCGAAGGAACCTTCCGCTGAAGCGTCGCCTGCGAGCGTGACGTCACCCGGTGAGAAGGATTCTGAAGGGGAGTTGAAGGAGCATGGCGATAAGCCGATGGTGCCACCGCAGACGTACCTTTGGGAGGAGATTAAGAAGTCCAAGGAACAGGTAAGCGAT GGAGGCTATCCATGGACACACCTGTACAAAGGCGAACCGGTGGAGGGTGCGGAAGCACAGCAACCACCAACCGAATCACCCGCATCGAACCGTCGACGAAAGGTTGATGGTGAAACAGAGGTAGACGAGGAAGAAATACTCGCAGAAAAGAAGGTTAAGGTCCAGAATGGGGAACGCTCCATGGACATCGAAGTGGCGACCACCTCGAATGGACACTGTGAAGAACCTGAGATGTCGGAAGCGGCCACTAGCTCCAGTGAACCAAAGCCACAGTCACCGCGGCGCAGCAGAAAGCGGGCGGCATCCCACGAACCGGAATCCCCGAGCGGTCGCCACTCGGTAAAGCAGGAGATCAAACACTTCCTGGATGAGCATCCGGCGATACGCAGCTTCAGCAACAGCCTCACCCGACAGGGCAAGAAGACGCGCACCTTCGTCAGCCGGTCGCTCGAGCGGGCAAAATCGATGGCCGACCGGGGGCTGGATCGGGCCCGGGTGCAGATGAACACGCTGCGCCGCAAGAAGGCAGCATCGGAACCGCGCGGCATGCCCGACCAGAAGATCTTGAATCTGCGCGAATCGCCCCGGCTGAACAATCGAGAAATTCCAGCGTACGTTGTCCGCCAGCCGAGCGACGAAGCGATAGCGGCAGCGGCGGTGGTGGATGAAGAGACGATCGTGAAGGTTACGGTAGAAACGGAAGCGTCCAAGAGTACGGTAGTCGTACCGGATGAGATCATTGAGCTGCCGAAGGACGAGGAACTAAGGCCGCAGCAGGTGGAAGAGACCGTAATGGAGGTGGAAGTGTCGGCACCGCCGGTAGATGACACTGCCGCAGTCGAGGATGATCGGTACGAAATTATTGAGCCACCAAAAACGGAAACAATCGCTAGTGTGCTGCCAGCGCCGGTTGAGGTTCCCGAGTCACCGATAGTGCCGGTGAAAGCTAAACCACCGCTGAAAGCACCTCGCAAGAAGAAGGACCATCACTACGAAGATATAGACGACTTTGAGCCACAGCCAAAGAAGGAACCGGCGGCGGAAGCTGCCTCTCCGGAACCGGTCACAGATCCTAAGCTGAAACGTCAGGAGCACATTAAGGAAGGGTTGGACCCGATCCTGGGAGAAATGTTGGGTAACGACAAGATCAAGATATCGCTCCAGCTCCAGGACGAGAAGTTCGCCGACGACATGCTGACGTTCGGTCGGCGCAAGCATCTGGACGAGATATTGCAGCAATCGTCCGAGGATGAAGGGAAGGAACCGATCAAGCTGGCGAGCAAAGGGCTGTTGGCACCGATATCGTCCATTGATTCGACGTCATCCGATGAGGAGGCACGTCGTACCCATCTCAGCACGCTAGCCGAGGAAAGCGATACGGGCAGCATCGATGGTGGCGCCTCACCCTGCAAAAAGCAAGACTCGCTCAAGGACTCGGAGCTGCCCCCGGTGGAAGAGTGCAGCAAGGAGCTGGAGCTGACGCCCGCCGAGGAACATCTGCTGATGGAGGCGGAAAAGGCAGCGCAGGAGAGCGAGTCACCGAAGCAGGCCGAAAGTCCGGCAGCTCCAGCAGTGGAACCGGTAGCGGAACAGGAATCGGCCGCAGTACCGGTGGTGGAAACGGACCAGCCAAAGGTTGACACTCGTTGGTCAAAAATGAG TGATCACGAGTATGAGCCTATTGGTGAACCAGTCGATACCTCCAAACCGTCCACGACCAAGGATGGCCTGCTGGCCGTATCCGGCCAGCCCGACGGCCAGGAGCGTAAGCAGTCCAACGCTTCGTTCCTGCGCGTACCGGGCAACGACGAGGGCGACACGATCAGCATGGAGGAACTGCAGAAATCGATCGAAGATCGTTACTTCAACCTTCCAACCGATGCCGCTACTGCTCAGGACGGTGGCGACGCAATGACTGCGGCCGCTTCGGTCGCTTCTGAACCTCAGGGTGAGAAGACGAGCAAGGTTAAGGCAGCCATGACCAAGGCCCAGAACAGCGGCAAGCAGGCGATGGCAAAGGCACAGGAAAGCGGCAAACAGGCGATGGCTCGCGCCCAGGAAGGTGGTAAAACGCTGCAGAAGAAGTTCCAGCAGCAGACCGATCGCTTCAAGACGAAGATGTCCAATATTAAGTTGAAGAAGGATAAGGATGGGGCGGCACCACTCGCAAGCCCTGAGGTTGTAACGACACCCGAGCTGGAAAAGCTGGACTTTACCCTAGCCGTCCCGAAAGACGAAGAAGTGCCACAGCAACCTACCCACGAGCCGCAGGCTGAGGAGGAGacaactgctgctgcggaAGAAGCCGCAGAGGACGAAACAGGCCCAACAAAGCCGGGCAGCAAACTTGGCAAGCTGAAGAACATGCACATGCCCAAGCTGCAGAAGCCTGACTTTAAGCGGCCCGAGTTTACCAAGAAGATGCCGAAGCTGAAGGCACCCGATATGTCCAAGTTCAAGCGCCCCGAGATGCCCAAGTTCCTTACCGAGAAGCCGGACTTTAGCAAGATGAAGTCGGACTTTGCCAAGATAAAGCTGGCGCGCAGTAAATCCATGAAGGAAGCGACCCCCTCCGGTGCGACCAGTGCCGCCTCGCCGTCGGATGCTTCGATGATGGGCGATGCACCGACCACGAAGGTAAACTACACCGATTTCAGCACGTACCCGCGCATTTTCGACAAGTTTAAGCGCCAAAAGTCGGCCGGCCCCGCAGCGACGGGTGGACAGGCGGCTGGAGTTCGTGCgggcacaccaccaccgctcgaGTTTACCAAGTCGGCACCGAAGGGTGCGTCGTTGGTATCGCGCTGGACGTCCGAAAAGTCGGAAGATACTGAAAGCAACCGGTTCCTGCAGTACACGGGCAGTGAGCTGGACGAGCGTGAAACGTCTGTGGAGCGCCGAATGCGCCAGGAGCTCGAGCGGGCGGAGTTTGAGGGCCCCGAGCTGGCCGTAACGGAGGAGCAGAAGCAGCTAGAGGAGTACGATAAGGAGAACCGTGAAATTCATCTCCTATCAGCCGCTCGGCACGACGAGTTCCTGAAGCGCAAACCGCCGATGGAGCGCCAGGAGTCGGATCTAGCCTCCGAAGAGGAGAAACAGTTCTGGGCCAGCTCGCTGGGACAGAAGATTCGCCAGAACATCGACATGAACAGCAACGATCTGGACTTCCTGGACGAGGAGGAACGGCTGCTGGTCGCCAAAGAGGACGCTGCGATCGATCAGGAGGCGCGCGAACAGGCCCGCTTCCTGCTGGAGTTGAGCAAGCAGCGTACGGAGAAGGAGTTGGAACGTCGCTCCTCCACACCGTACACCAACCAGGAGTGTCAGTCATCGGGCAGCTCGAGTGTACGCCGCCGCAAGGGCGTACTCGAGGAGATCGATGACGATGAGTTCTTCCTGCGCCAGAAGGGCATCTCCAAGGATAACATCCAGATGGGCGAGTACATCAGCTCCGCGATCAAGGAGGGCCTGAGCCACCCGAAGAACGCACTGGCCGACATGGACCGGTACGATTACTACGACGAGGAGGATGACCAGGGTATGCGCCGGTACTATCAGCAGAGCTTCGAATCGGACGACGTCTCCAACCAGCAGGCCGATTACTATCGCACCTTCCCGCCAGATCGTCCCACTCGCAAATCCAAGAAGCAGTCCGACCAATCCGTACCGCACGCGGACGACCAAGATTACGGGCTGGAGGATGAGGAGCTGGAGGAGGAAGATCTTTCGTTCTACGATCGCCAGCGCACCAAGTACGGTAGTGAGCAGCCACAGCTTCTTCAATCAGCCGCCGCCCGCTACatggacgaggaggacgactCCCTGCTGGGTGGTTCACTGCCACGGCAGGCCATGCTAGCCGGTACGGTCGTTCCGCCGACACCGCCAACCCGCCATCGCAAGAAGCGCTTCCGTGATGTGACGCCCTCGGACGTAGAACCACCATCCTCATTCACGAACGGCGGATTTTCCGCGAAGTCCATCTCCAATAACTTCATCTCCGGACCACCACCTCCCACG ACGACGATGACTTACCGGGCCGAGGTGCCGCTAGCGCGCGAGGAAAGCTTCGGCACGCTGCCAGCACCGACGCCGCGCCGTTCCCGGTCTCGTTCGCAGATCTCCAAAGCTCTCGACGACGATGATCGTGTTTCCCGCGGGGCGGAATCACTGATTGGTGGCATCATCGATCGCCCACCGATTCCGGGCAGGGAAGGCTATTCTTATGAAATTTCCGAATCGAATGG CTACGCCACTGTACGGAAGGAAGCACCACCGCGTCCACCGGCACCTATACGGCGCCGAAAGTCGACCCGCTCGCTCGACGCGCCACCACCGCGCCAGTTCAACACGCTGCCGAACTACAATCACTCGGTGTCGCCCGTCCGGCCGCAGCGCAACTACAGCACGATTAACCCGAACCGTCCACCACGCAGGAAGTCCGTCACCAGCTTGACCGGTGAGCAGCAACT gAAATCGTCCAGTCTTAGCAAGGACGACGTGGCGCAGTACGAGGACGTGATCGCACCGGCACCACCGCTGGGACCGAAGCCTCCCCTACACTCGGGTGACGTGGCGAACCGGATGAAGGATCgcccactaccaccaccaccgcgccCCACGCGCAAACCACGCCGCCCGGACGGTAGCGACCATCACGATCTGGACGGTGGAGCGGAACGCATCATACCGCTCACAGTGCCGAACGACAGCTCGATCGACGAGGTCGAAACGGCCACCCAAACTGACCCCGTCTCGGAAGACTTCGGCCTCGACGCCGAAATAGCGGCCGTAACCGAGCGTGCCGCCCGCGCCCACGATGGCGACCAGCTGGAGGGAGCACTCAACCGCTTCCGCGAGGGCAACGCAAAGGCCCTGTCCGAGCGGCCGAAGTCTTCGCGCTCGGGTAGCCGGCCGGAAACGCCCGCCTCCATACTGATCGAGCGCAAGGTGTCGACTCCTTCGCTGAACCACGAATCGATCGTGGAAGCCTCGCTGACGGTGCAACCGCTCGAGGAGTTTGACGACGACCAGTACATCGCGGAGCTGGTCAAGAAGTACGTGTCGGACGAGCGCAAACCGGAACCGCGCCGGACGGACACGTTCGAGCGACGGTTCCGCAAGAGCACCAACAGTTTGACGCGCGAGGATGAGATCCGTCCTGTAGAGGCGGGCAACAGTCTGCGTACACCAACGATGCGTTCGTCGCGCACTTCGGTCGATGGACGGCTGTCAGCGACCACGCCCGAACCGCTGCGTAACGTAGAAATCGCACCGAACGTAATCGAGGAGATAGTGGAGCGTTTGCGCACGACCGAACAGCAGCATATCGATGAGCTGCATAAGCTGCACCAGGAGCAGCTGGAGGATTTGCGTCGCCAGCACGACGAGCAGAAGCGGCTGCAGGAGCAGAAGTTGGAggagcagcaacggcagctgCTCGAGCAGCAAAACCAGCAGCTGCTCGAAACGCAACAGCTGAAGGAGCagattcagcagcagcaggagcaccAGAAGATGCTGCTCGCCCAGCAAcagaaccagcagcagcagctactggttgcccagcaacagcagcagctgctgatgGAGCAGCAGGAGAAGGAGCGCGAGCTGCAGCGGGAGAAAGAGCGCGAGCTGTTGAAGGAGCGTGAGCAGGAGCTGGAGCGTGCTCGGGAGCGCGAGCGAGAGCTACATCTAGCGCGGGAGCTGGAGTTGCAGCGTGCGCGCGAAATCGAGCAGCAGAGGGCGCGCGATCTCGAGCAGCAAAGGATACGCGAGATGGAGCTGCAGAGGACCCGCGAGCTGGAACATCAGCGGCTGCGGGAGCTCGAGATTCAGCGTGCGATCGAGGCGGAACAGGCTCGCCAGCGGGAGAttgagctgcagcagcaaaaggcgACCGTAGCGGCAGCACAAACGGCATCGAACGgtcctgctgctgatgcgACTCCACAACAGGATGGTGCTGTTAAGCTGGAAGACCCAACGAACGCTGTTCCAGTAACAGCGGTTCCTTCCGTGGACGTAGTAgatggcgcagcagcagctctacCAACCTCTGCAAGCCTGCCCACCGAGCAAGCTCCGATAAGACCACCACTCCCCCCGATGGCAGCCCCATTCGTGTACCATCCCGACTATCTGTCCGCGTCGGCCGCTGCCGCCTCCTACCTGCTGCGAGGCATTCCGGGTTCGGAAGAGGACCTCGGACTGGCACCGTCGGCACCGcagcgccgccgccgccatcaTCGCTCGAAGCGTGAGTCCACCTCGGAGGAAGACTTCCAGCGGGAGCAGCGCCGCCATCGACACGGTACCCGCTCGCCCGAACCCTCCATCCCGACGCTTGGCGGCCAGCTGGTGCGGGCGTGCGGTTCCTCCATCCGCCAAACCGGTGACGACCTGATGGCAATGCTGCGCGCCAGCAGCAAGGACGAGAACAAGCGCGACCTGCACATTGCCATCATCATACTGATCGTGATCGTGGCCGGTCTGATGGCGCTCGGCATGAGCGGCGAGAAGGCGgtccaccatcaccactggGACTACTTTAGCCCGCCCGGACACGGTAGCAGTGCGTAG